The following are from one region of the Salvia hispanica cultivar TCC Black 2014 chromosome 1, UniMelb_Shisp_WGS_1.0, whole genome shotgun sequence genome:
- the LOC125188623 gene encoding LOW QUALITY PROTEIN: germacrene D synthase 2-like (The sequence of the model RefSeq protein was modified relative to this genomic sequence to represent the inferred CDS: deleted 1 base in 1 codon): MEHKNHIASITTSSRPLANFHPNVWGDRFLVYSPQPCKDGEKGLVEKLKEEVKVELKEASNDIIGLLKLVDAIQRLGIEYHFEEEIDQAKMQVNYILWWKDLEVPTKLFYARDRMVECYFWIMGAYFEPKYAKGRHITTKMIAIASLFDDTFDAYATFEELELFMVAIERWSMSCLDEIPEYMRGFYKALLEAFEDIEEYMIKKGTLYRLDYGIEAMKVMARDYFTEIKWREEKYKPKSEEYMHVATASSAYTSLIICSFLGMGDCVTKEAFEFVLSLQDIVKATLNICRLTDDIVGHEFERKREHIPSMVECYTEEHNKSKEEAVDELLKRIETAWKLINEAFLKPTKIPTPLLTRILNFARVIEVIYSKGDWYTHVGPEMQKLITQLLIDPVP; the protein is encoded by the exons ATGGAGCACAAGAATCATATTGCTTCAATCACTACTTCTTCTCGACCTCTTGCAAATTTTCACCCAAATGTATGGGGAGATCGCTTCCTAGTCTACTCTCCACAACCATGCAAG GATGGTGAGAAGGGATTGGTTGAGAAGCTAAAAGAGGAAGTGAAAGTAGAGCTTAAGGAGGCATCAAACGACATCATAGGGCTACTAAAATTGGTGGATGCAATACAAAGATTGGGCATTGAGTATCACTTTGAAGAGGAGATCGATCAAGCTAAAATGCAAGTTAATTACATctt GTGGTGGAAAGATTTGGAGGTTCCAACAAAGTTATTTTATGCGAGAGATCGAATGGTGGAGTGCTACTTTTGGATAATGGGAGCCTATTTCGAACCAAAATATGCTAAGGGTAGACACATTACAACCAAAATGATTGCAATAGCATCGCTGTTTGATGATACCTTCGATGCCTATGCTACTTTTGAAGAATTGGAGCTCTTCATGGTAGCAATTGAAAG GTGGAGCATGTCGTGTTTGGATGAAATTCCGGAATATATGAGAGGTTTTTACAAGGCGCTATTGGAAGCCTTTGAAGATATTGAggaatatatgatcaaaaagGGGACTTTGTATCGCCTTGACTATGGAATTGAAGCA ATGAAAGTGATGGCTCGAGACTATTTTACTGAGATTAAATGGAGGGAAGAAAAGTACAAACCGAAGAGCGAGGAGTACATGCATGTTGCAACGGCTAGCTCGGCTTATACTTCACTAATAATTTGCTCATTTCTTGGAATGGGAGATTGTGTGACAAAAGAAGCATTCGAATTCGTGCTATCT TTGCAAGATATTGTGAAAGCTACCTTAAATATTTGCAGGCTCACTGATGATATTGTGGGACATGAG tttGAGAGGAAAAGAGAGCACATACCATCTATGGTGGAGTGCTACACAGAGGAGCATAACAAATCAAAGGAAGAAGCTGTTGATGAATTGCTAAAACGGATTGAGACAGCATGGAAGCTCATAAACGAGGCCTTTCTCAAACCAACTAAAATTCCGACCCCTCTACTTACTCGTATTCTCAATTTCGCCCGTGTGATTGAGGTTATTTACAGCAAGGGCGATTGGTACACACATGTAGGTCCTGAAATGCAAAAGCTCATCACTCAACTTCTCATCGACCCCGTCCCGTGA
- the LOC125188628 gene encoding bicyclogermacrene synthase-like encodes MGLKSNFDLAVEKELVEKLKDEVKGELKKASNDVVGLLKLVDAIQRLGIEYHFEEEIDQALQNLSQIFEEFCKDRDDLYTNALGFRLLRQHGYKISCSKFEKFKDVLKVNSKSLNTAEGISGILEFFEATHLRVNGEDILDDGYVSSRKLLESSLPLLTNPIAEQMDHALHQYSKRRGLPRVEARHYISIYAQFDSHHPKLLELAKLDFNMLQDMHKEELCELYRWWKDFEAPTKLFYARDRMVEGYFWILGVYFEPKYAKARHITTKLLTFASLFDDTFDAYATFEELELFMVAIERWSMSCLDKIPEYMRGFYKALLEVFEEIEEYMTKEGTLYRLGYGIEAMKDVARNYFTEIKWREEKYKPKSEEYMQVATASSGYTSLIICSFLGMGDCVTKEAFDFVLSEPDVVKSALNICRLTDDIVGHEFERDREHIPSMVECYTKEHNKSKEEAVKELLNRVETAWKLINEAFLKPTKILTPLLSRILNFARVIEVMYSKGDWYTNVGPEMQKIITQVLIDPVP; translated from the exons atggGACTAAAGTCCAATTTTGATCTC GCTGTCGaaaaggaattggtggagaaGCTGAAGGATGAAGTGAAAGGAGAGCTAAAGAAGGCATCAAACGACGTCGTAGGGCTACTGAAATTGGTGGATGCAATACAAAGATTGGGCATTGAGTATCACTTTGAAGAGGAGATCGATCAAGCTCTGCAAAATTTGTCCCAAATCTTTGAAGAGTTTTGCAAAGACAGAGATGATTTATACACCAATGCTCTTGGTTTTCGCCTTTTGAGACAACATGGATACAAAATATCATGTagtaag tttgagaaatttaagGATGTCTTAAAAGTCAATTCCAAATCTCTCAACACAGCGGAGGGTATTTCGGGAATCCTTGAATTTTTCGAGGCCACGCATCTGAGAGTCAACGGCGAAGACATTCTTGATGACGGCTACGTTTCTAGTCGGAAGCTTCTAGAATCTTCTCTGCCACTTCTGACCAATCCCATTGCTGAACAAATGGACCACGCGCTGCACCAATACTCGAAACGCAGGGGACTGCCACGTGTCGAGGCGAGGCACTACATCTCCATCTACGCCCAATTTGACTCTCATCATCCTAAATTGCTCGAGCTAGCAAAGTTGGATTTCAACATGCTGCAGGATATGCACAAAGAGGAGCTATGTGAGCTTTATAG GTGGTGGAAAGATTTCGAGGCTCCGACAAAGTTATTTTATGCAAGAGATCGAATGGTGGAGGGTTACTTTTGGATATTGGGAGTCTATTTCGAACCAAAATATGCTAAAGCTAGGCACATTACAACCAAATTGCTTACATTTGCATCGCTCTTTGATGATACCTTCGACGCGTATGCTACTTTTGAAGAATTGGAGCTCTTCATGGTAGCAATTGAGAg GTGGAGCATGTCATGCTTGGACAAAATTCCGGAATATATGAGAGGTTTTTACAAGGCGCTGTTGGAAGtatttgaagaaattgaggAATATATGACCAAAGAGGGAACTTTGTATCGCCTTGGCTATGGAATTGAAGCA ATGAAAGACGTAGCTCGAAACTATTTTACTGAGATTAAATGGAGGGAAGAAAAGTACAAACCGAAGAGCGAGGAGTACATGCAGGTTGCAACAGCTAGCTCTGGCTATACTTCACTTATAATTTGCTCATTTCTTGGAATGGGAGATTGTGTGACAAAAGAAGCATTCGATTTTGTTCTATCTGAGCCAGATGTTGTGAAATCTGCCTTGAATATTTGCAGGCTGACTGATGATATTGTGGGACATGAg tttgaGAGAGACAGAGAGCACATACCTTCTATGGTAGAGTGCTACACAAAGGAGCATAACAAATCAAAAGAAGAAGCTGTTAAGGAATTACTAAACCGGGTTGAGACAGCGTGGAAGCTCATAAACGAAGCATTTCTCAAACCAACTAAAATCCTGACCCCTCTACTTTCCCGTATTCTCAATTTCGCCCGTGTTATTGAGGTTATGTACAGCAAGGGCGATTGGTACACAAATGTAGGTCCTGAAATGCAGAAGATCATCACTCAAGTTCTCATTGACCCTGTCCCGTGA